One genomic region from Amycolatopsis sp. FBCC-B4732 encodes:
- a CDS encoding protein meaA, whose amino-acid sequence MPYPTDHERDRPWVMRTYAGHSSAAASNELYRRNLAKGQTGLSVAFDLPTQTGYDPDHQLSRGEVGKVGVPVSHIGDMRRLFDGIPLAEANTSMTINAPAMWLLALYVSVAREQAEAEGRDVDEVLAKLTGTTQNDIIKEYLSRGTYIFPPGPSLRLITDMIAWTVHHVPKWNPINICSYHLQEAGATPTQEVAYALCTAIAVLDAVRDSGQVEQADMAKVVARISFFVNAGVRFVEEMSKMRAFTALWDEITRDRYGVTDPKARRLRYGVQVNSLGLTEAQPENNVQRIVLEMLAVSLSRGARARAIQLPAWNEALGLPRPWDQQWALRMQQVLAFETDLLEYEDIFDGSHVIQAKVDEIMAGAREEIARVQDLGGAVAAVESGYMKSQLVTSLAEYRRGMENGERILVGVNKFATTEPSPLQAEGAKAIETIDPAVEKAAVTAIEEWRTGRDNDAVERSLAALKERAQTTENLFEATVDCARAGVTTGEWSGALREVFGEYRAPTGVSAAAAGNGDPGIERVRERVRATEAELGERLRILVGKPGLDGHSNGAEQVAVRARDVGFEVVYQGIRLTPEQIVAAAVQEGVHVVGLSVLSGSHLEVVPNVVDGLRAAGAGDVPVIVGGIIPPDDAALLTERGIARVFTPKDYELTDIMAGIVDLVRERNGLS is encoded by the coding sequence GTGCCGTACCCAACGGACCACGAGCGAGACCGACCGTGGGTGATGCGCACGTACGCGGGGCACTCGTCCGCGGCGGCGTCGAACGAGCTCTACCGGCGCAACCTCGCGAAGGGGCAGACCGGGCTCTCGGTGGCGTTCGACCTGCCGACCCAGACCGGCTACGACCCGGACCACCAGCTCTCCCGCGGTGAGGTCGGCAAGGTCGGCGTGCCGGTCTCGCACATCGGCGACATGCGGCGGCTCTTCGACGGCATCCCGCTCGCCGAGGCGAACACGTCGATGACGATCAACGCGCCGGCCATGTGGCTGCTCGCGTTGTACGTCTCCGTGGCGCGCGAGCAGGCCGAAGCCGAGGGGCGCGACGTCGACGAAGTCCTCGCGAAGCTCACCGGCACCACGCAGAACGACATCATCAAGGAATACCTCTCCCGCGGGACCTACATCTTCCCGCCGGGGCCGAGCCTGCGGCTGATCACCGACATGATCGCGTGGACCGTGCACCACGTGCCGAAGTGGAACCCGATCAACATCTGCAGCTACCACCTGCAGGAAGCCGGCGCGACGCCGACGCAGGAGGTCGCGTACGCGCTGTGCACCGCGATCGCCGTGCTCGACGCGGTCCGCGACTCCGGGCAGGTCGAGCAGGCCGACATGGCCAAGGTGGTCGCGCGGATCTCGTTCTTCGTCAACGCCGGCGTCCGGTTCGTCGAGGAGATGTCCAAGATGCGCGCGTTCACCGCGCTCTGGGACGAGATCACGCGGGACCGTTACGGCGTAACGGATCCGAAGGCGCGCCGCCTGCGCTACGGCGTCCAGGTCAACTCGCTCGGGCTCACCGAAGCCCAGCCGGAGAACAACGTCCAGCGGATCGTGCTGGAGATGCTCGCGGTGTCGCTGTCCCGCGGCGCGCGCGCCCGCGCGATCCAGCTGCCCGCCTGGAACGAGGCGCTCGGCCTGCCCCGGCCGTGGGACCAGCAGTGGGCGCTGCGGATGCAGCAGGTGCTCGCGTTCGAGACGGACCTGCTGGAGTACGAGGACATCTTCGACGGCTCGCACGTCATCCAGGCCAAGGTCGACGAGATCATGGCCGGCGCGCGCGAGGAGATCGCCCGCGTGCAGGACCTCGGGGGTGCGGTCGCCGCGGTCGAGAGCGGCTACATGAAGTCGCAGCTGGTCACCTCCCTCGCGGAATACCGGCGCGGGATGGAAAACGGCGAGCGGATCCTGGTCGGGGTCAACAAGTTCGCGACGACCGAGCCGTCGCCGCTGCAGGCCGAGGGCGCCAAGGCGATCGAGACGATCGACCCCGCCGTCGAAAAGGCCGCCGTCACCGCGATCGAAGAGTGGCGCACCGGGCGGGACAACGACGCCGTCGAGCGCTCGCTGGCCGCGCTGAAGGAACGCGCGCAGACGACGGAAAACCTCTTCGAGGCCACTGTGGACTGTGCGCGGGCCGGCGTGACCACCGGCGAGTGGTCCGGCGCGCTGCGCGAGGTGTTCGGCGAATACCGGGCGCCCACCGGCGTTTCCGCGGCCGCCGCGGGCAACGGCGATCCGGGGATCGAGCGGGTGCGCGAACGCGTCCGCGCCACCGAAGCCGAACTGGGCGAGCGGCTGCGGATCCTGGTCGGCAAGCCGGGCCTCGACGGGCACTCCAACGGCGCCGAGCAGGTCGCCGTCCGGGCGCGCGACGTCGGTTTCGAGGTCGTCTACCAGGGCATCCGGCTGACGCCCGAGCAGATCGTCGCGGCGGCGGTGCAGGAGGGCGTGCACGTCGTCGGGCTGTCCGTGCTGTCCGGCTCGCACCTGGAAGTCGTCCCGAACGTCGTCGACGGCCTGCGCGCCGCGGGCGCCGGTGACGTGCCGGTGATCGTCGGCGGGATCATCCCGCCGGACGACGCCGCGCTGCTCACCGAACGCGGCATCGCCCGGGTGTTCACGCCCAAGGACTACGAACTGACCGACATCATGGCGGGCATCGTCGACCTCGTGCGGGAGCGCAACGGGCTCAGCTGA